In the genome of Pristis pectinata isolate sPriPec2 chromosome 10, sPriPec2.1.pri, whole genome shotgun sequence, one region contains:
- the ggps1 gene encoding geranylgeranyl pyrophosphate synthase isoform X3, with amino-acid sequence MLHSASLLIDDIEDNSKLRRGFPVAHSIYGVPSVINSANYVYFLSLEKVLTLGHADAIKVFTQQLLELHRGQGLDIHWRDTYTCPTIEDYKAMVLQKTGGLFGLAVGLMQLFSEKRLDLKPLLDKLGLLFQIRDDYANLCSGEYTDNKGFCEDLTEGKFSFPLIHAIWSHPESTQVQNILRQRTENIDVKKYCVNYLEKVGSFDYTKQTLKELEAEAHKIISELGGNPQLTALIEQLGRLYKEN; translated from the coding sequence ATGTTGCACAGTGCTAGCTTGCTGATCGATGACATTGAGGATAATTCCAAGTTGCGCCGTGGCTTTCCTGTGGCACACAGCATCTATGGTGTTCCATCTGTCATAAACTCGGCCAACTACGTCTACTTTTTGAGTCTGGAGAAGGTGCTGACCCTTGGCCATGCAGATGCTATTAAAGTCTTCACTCAACAGCTACTGGAGCTGCATCGTGGGCAGGGCCTGGACATCCATTGGAGGGATACATACACCTGCCCCACAATAGAAGATTACAAGGCTATGGTACTGCAGAAGACTGGAGGGCTCTTTGGCTTGGCTGTAGGGCTCATGCAGTTGTTCTCTGAAAAGAGATTGGACTTAAAGCCTCTCCTTGACAAATTAGGACTCTTATTCCAAATACGTGATGACTATGCAAACCTATGTAGTGGGGAATACACTGACAACAAGGGCTTTTGTGAAGATTTAACAGAGGGCAAGTTTTCCTTCCCTCTTATTCATGCTATCTGGTCACATCCAGAAAGTACTCAGGTGCAGAATATTTTGCGCCAAAGAACTGAAAATATAGATGTAAAGAAATACTGTGTAAACTATCTTGAAAAGGTGGGTTCTTTTGATTACACCAAGCAGACTCTCAAAGAGTTGGAAGCAGAAGCTCACAAAATTATTAGCGAGCTTGGAGGTAACCCACAACTAACAGCACTAATAGAACAACTTGGCCGACTGTATAAAGAGAATTAA
- the ggps1 gene encoding geranylgeranyl pyrophosphate synthase isoform X2 — MCFSYQVIIEVTEMLHSASLLIDDIEDNSKLRRGFPVAHSIYGVPSVINSANYVYFLSLEKVLTLGHADAIKVFTQQLLELHRGQGLDIHWRDTYTCPTIEDYKAMVLQKTGGLFGLAVGLMQLFSEKRLDLKPLLDKLGLLFQIRDDYANLCSGEYTDNKGFCEDLTEGKFSFPLIHAIWSHPESTQVQNILRQRTENIDVKKYCVNYLEKVGSFDYTKQTLKELEAEAHKIISELGGNPQLTALIEQLGRLYKEN, encoded by the coding sequence gtcatCATAGAAGTTACAGAAATGTTGCACAGTGCTAGCTTGCTGATCGATGACATTGAGGATAATTCCAAGTTGCGCCGTGGCTTTCCTGTGGCACACAGCATCTATGGTGTTCCATCTGTCATAAACTCGGCCAACTACGTCTACTTTTTGAGTCTGGAGAAGGTGCTGACCCTTGGCCATGCAGATGCTATTAAAGTCTTCACTCAACAGCTACTGGAGCTGCATCGTGGGCAGGGCCTGGACATCCATTGGAGGGATACATACACCTGCCCCACAATAGAAGATTACAAGGCTATGGTACTGCAGAAGACTGGAGGGCTCTTTGGCTTGGCTGTAGGGCTCATGCAGTTGTTCTCTGAAAAGAGATTGGACTTAAAGCCTCTCCTTGACAAATTAGGACTCTTATTCCAAATACGTGATGACTATGCAAACCTATGTAGTGGGGAATACACTGACAACAAGGGCTTTTGTGAAGATTTAACAGAGGGCAAGTTTTCCTTCCCTCTTATTCATGCTATCTGGTCACATCCAGAAAGTACTCAGGTGCAGAATATTTTGCGCCAAAGAACTGAAAATATAGATGTAAAGAAATACTGTGTAAACTATCTTGAAAAGGTGGGTTCTTTTGATTACACCAAGCAGACTCTCAAAGAGTTGGAAGCAGAAGCTCACAAAATTATTAGCGAGCTTGGAGGTAACCCACAACTAACAGCACTAATAGAACAACTTGGCCGACTGTATAAAGAGAATTAA